GGTGGCCGGCGGCACCCTCGTCCCGGTCCTCGCCAGCCTCGTCCCGGTCGCCGCGCTGCGCCGCATGACCGTCGCGTCCACCCTGACCCGCGACGCCTGAGCGCGCCGCGGAGGGCTTGGAGGGGCCGGAGGGGCGGGAGGGGCCGGGGATGCGGGGCCGGCGTCGCGGTGCAGGCCGGAGGAGGGGGCGGTGGGTGCGGAGCCGGCGTCAAGAGCGCACGCGGCATGCTTCACCGCCGCGAAGCGGAGCCGGCGCAGCACCCACCGCCGTCCGCCCCACAGCGAAGCCCGCCCAGCCTCGACCGGGTCCTCCGCACGGGCGCGACGGCCATGGTTCGTCCGGGGGAGCGGGTGCGGACACCTTCACGCCATGTCGGATTGGTCCGATGTGCGGGATCACGTGTTCTCATCGGAGGTTCCGCAGATGTCCGACTCCCCAGCCGACCGTCCCGGCGTCGCCCGCCGCCGTCTCCTGCAGGGCGCCATCGCCGCGCCGGCCGCGCTCGCCGTCCCCGGACTCGTCGGCGGCGCGGGCGCCCCCACGGCCGCCGCCGCTCCCGTCGTCCCGCCCACGCCGGCCGGGTTCGACCCGGAGAGCCCGCGGTTCGCGCTCGCCGTCCTGCCGGACACCCAGTACCTCTTCGACGAGGACCGCTCCGACCCGGAGCCGCTGGCGACCACCTTCCGCTACCTCGCCGAGCAGCGCGGGCTCGCGAACGTCGCGTTCATGACGCACCTCGGCGACGTCACCGAGCACGGCACGCAGGACGAGATCGAGCTGGCCGGGCGGACGTTCGAGGCGCTCGACGGCGTCGTGCCGTTCAGCGTGCTGGCCGGCAACCACGACGTCCCCGGCGGTGACGACCAGCGCGGCGACACCCCGTACCTGCGGGCGTTCGGACCGTCGCGCTTCGCCGCCAGCCCGACCTACGGCGCGAGCTCGCCCGACGGCTACAACAGCTTCCACGTCATCCCGGCCGCCGGCCGCGAGTGGCTGCTGCTGGCGCTGGACTGGCGGGTCTCCGACGCCGGCCTGGCCTGGGCCCGCGGCGTCGTCGACACGCACGCGGAGCTGCCCGCGATCGTCACGACCCACGACCTCGCCTACGCCGACGACGCGGGCGCGGCGACGCTGTCGGGCCACGGGCAGCGGCTGTGGGACGGGCTGATCCGCGGCAAGGACCAGATCGTCCTCGCGCTCGGCGGGCACTACTGGCCGCCCGGGCGCACCGTCCTCACCAACGACGCCGGCCACGACGTGCACGTGCACATCACCAACTACCAGGACCGCTACTACGGCGGCGCCGGCATGATCCGGCTGTATCAATTCGATCTGGTACGTAACACCATCGACGTCGAGACGTTCGCGCCGTGGTTCCTGACCCGCGAGGCGGCGGAGCGGCCGCCGCTGGGTGCGGAGGTCATCGAGCTCACCGGCGACGTCGACCGGTTCAGCCTGCCGGTCGACTTCGCCGCCCGGTTCGCCGGCTTCGCACCGGCCGAACTGCCGCCGTCGCGCCCGCCGACCCGCGTGGTGGGCCGCGACACCGTCGCGTACTGGCGCTTCGACACCCTCGGGCTGCGCGGCCGGGTCGAGGAGGGCGCCACGGTCGCCGACGGCGCCGTCGCGCAGGACCTCACCCGCAAGGGCAACGACCTCGTCGTCCGGCGGCTGCACTCGGCCGCGCCGGGCCTGCTCACCCGCTCGCTGGACCACCACGACGGCGCGCCCGCCCACGCCAGCCTGCGCTTCGACGGCGGCAAGTCGCCGGACCGGGGCGCGATCCTCGAGGCCGTCGCCGCCGCGCCGATCAACTCCGAGAAGTTCCTCGGCGGCTACACCATCGAACTGTTCGTCAAGCTGCCCGAACCGTTCGAGGGCGACCACGCCTGGATGGGCGTGTTCAGCTGGCAGGGCCGGGCCGGCGACGCGGGCAAGACGGCCGGCTACTCGCCGCTCGAGCCGACCTGCAGCCTCAACGTGTCGCCCGAGCGCTTCCTGCAGTACGTCCTCTACCCGCACGTCGAGGACGCCTCGCCGACGTCCTGGAGCCACGCCCTCCCGATCGGCCGCTGGTTCCACGTCGCGGTCGTCAACGACGGGGAGCAGACGGTGGTGTGGGTCGAGGGTTCGCCGATCGGCCGCAACCCGAAGCAGCCGGCGCACGGCATCGCGACGCTCGGCCGTCCGTTCACGCTGGGCGCCACCGGCTGGGACCTCGGCTTCGGGCAGGGCTTCCACGGCTTCCTGGGCGACGTGCGGATCAGCCGGCGGGCGCTGGAACCGGCGGAGTTCATGACGTCGTGACGGCCGGCCGCGGGGCATGCGCGCGGTGGTGCCGGTGGATGCGGAGCCGGCGCAGCATCTGCGGCGCCTCCGCCCCGCCGCCCCGCCGCGTCGGGGGCCGGCAGAGTTCATGACGGCCTGACGGCCGGCCGTGGCGGGTCGCCGGAGAAATTTTCCGCGTCAACGGTGCAGGTGAGAGGGCAGATCGACGTCACTTGTACGCCTCTACTACAGACTGTGGACGTTTCGGTAGGTCACCATAGGGGCGTGGCGATCGATGAACGGACCACCACACGGACCCGGCGGCGTGCGATGTTCGGCAGCACGCGCCGGGTCGTCGGTCTGCTGGCCGTGCTCGCGATCCTGGTGGTCGTGGGCGTCGTCATCGTGCCCTCGGTGCTGCCGAACCTGATCACGTCCATGCGCCGCAACCCGTACGTTCCGCTGCTGGTCGCGATGTTCTGGATCATGGCGACGGTGGCGGCCATCGCCGGCAAGCGGGCCATCGCCTCCGGCTACCTGACGTGGTCCGGCGCGGCCACGGCGCACATCGGCGGCACCGTCGCCAACCGGGTCGTCCCGGCGGGCGTCGGCGCGGCCGGGGTGTTCGTCGCGGCCCTGCACCGCGGCGGCGCCTCGAACACGGCGGCCGCGGGCGTGGTGGCGCTGTGGGCGGTGGCGGGCGGGCTGGCGCACGGATCCGGCCTGCTGCTCGGCGTCGCCTGGCTGCGCGAGGGCTGGAGCGGGCTGCTCACCGTCGTCGTGGTGGCGACGGTGCTGGTGCTCGCGGTGCGCTTCCTGGTCCGCCGGCTGGCGGCGCGGCGGGCCGCGCGCCCCGTCACCGCGTCCGTCACGACGATGGTGCCGAGCCGCCAGACCAAGCTGCAGCGGCTGAAGGCCACCGTGCGCGACGTCGTCGCGGCCGTGCGGGCCCGGCCGGTGCTCGCGCTGGCCGCGCTGGGCGCCCAGCTGGCCGCCGCGACCTGCCTGGCGACGGGGTTCGCGCTGGCCGCCGTCGGCTTCGGCGTCGAGATCAGCATCGGCGTCGGCATGGCCGCGTACCTCGCCGGCACCGCGCTGTCCGCCGCCACCCCGACCCCTGCCGGCATCGGCTCGGCCGAGACCGCGCTGATCGGCGCGCTCATGCTGGCCGGCGCCGGGCTCGGCGAGGCGCTGCCCGTCGTCTTCCTGTACCGCGCCGTCGTGCTGGTCGCGCCGGTGCTCGCGGCCGCCGTCATGGCGGCGGCCTGGGTGGTCGTCCGGCTGCTGGCCGCGGCCCGGGCCCGCCGCCGCACCGCGCGGGCGCCGCGGCCGCACGTGCCGCATGCTCTGCTGCCGGCCGTCGTCCTGGCCATCGAGCCCGACCCGGCCCCCGACGCCGCGGCCCCCTGAGTCACTCGCGCCGGAACGTCAGCGCCACCAGGACCGCCGCCGCCCCGATGGCGACGCTCGCCAGGAACGCGTGCGTCATGCCGGTCACCAGCACCTCCTCAGGCGCCGCGCCGCCCGCCGCCGCGTCGCGCGTGGCCGCGCCGGCCACCGTCACCAGGATCGCCAGCCCGAGCGTCGCACCGGTCTGCTGCATCGTCTGCAGCACGCCGCCGGCCGCCCCGGCGTCGGCGGGCGGGACGCTGGTCATGATGACGACGTTCAGCGGCGCGAACGCCAGCCCCATGCCCAGGCCCATGAGCAGCATCGACGGCAGCAGCCCGGCCACATAGCCGGTGTCGGTGCCGAGCCGCGTCAGCAGCGCGACGCCGGACGTCATCAGCAGCGCGCCGGTCACCGCCATCGGCTTCGGCCCGAACCGCGGCAGCAGCACCGGGATCAGCCGCGTCGTCGCGAACACCAGCGCCGCCATCGGCAGGAACGCGAGGCCCGTGGTCAGCGCGCCGTAGCCGTGCACGTCTTGCAGGTACTGGGTGAGGAAGAAGAACATCGACATGCCGGCCATCGGGCCGAGCAGGAAGTTGACGTACGCGGCGGCGCGGTTGCGGTCGGCGAACAGCCGCAGCGGCAGCAGCGGTTCCGCCGTCCGCGCCTCCACCAGGACGAACGTCGCCAGCAGCAGGGCGCCGGCCACGAGCGAGCCGGCGGTGACGCCGTCGCGCCAGCCGTCGGAGGCCGCGCGGATGAACCCGTACACGACCGCGGCGATGCCGGCCGAGCCCGTTGCCGCGCCGAGCAGGTCCAGGCGCGCGGGGTGCCGCTCCGGCTCGCGCACGTGCCGCACCGCCAGCACCACGATCAGGACGCCGAGCGGCACGTTGATGAACAGCACCGACCGCCACGACAGCCACTCGGTGAGCAGCCCGCCGGCGATCAGGCCGATCGCGAAACCGGCGCTGGCCATGCCGGAGAACAGCGCGAGCGCGCGCATCCGCGCCCGCGGTTCGGTGAACGTCGTCGCCAGCAGCGCGAGCGTGCTCGGCCCGGCCATCGCGGCGCCGAGCCCCTGCGCGACGCGGGCGGCGACGAGCATGGCGGCGGAGTCGGCGAGCCCGCCGGCCAGCGACGCGGCGGTGAACACGACGACCCCCGCGACCAGCAGCCGGCGCCGTCCGAGCAGGTCGCCGGCGCGGCCGCCGAGCAGCAGCAGGCCGCCGAAGACCAGCGTGTAGGAGCTCATCACCCACGACAGCCCGGTGGCCGAGAAGCCGAGGTCGTCGCGGATGCGGGGGAGCGCCACGTTCATCACGGTGGCGTCGAGGACGATCATCAACTGGCAGGTCAGCAGCGCGACCAGGACCAGGCCGGGCCGCGTCCGGGCCGCGGTCTCCGGGCGTTCGGTGAGCAGGGTGGATCCAGGCACGACGAGGGCTCCCGGGATCGGCGATAAGCGGAGAGAGTCTCCGCTTCTATCGGGAGCTAGCATATGGAGAGAATCTCCGGTTTGACAAGAGTATCCGGAGACATCGTCCGTTTCCACGTCGAGGGGTGCCGATGACGACGTCCCGGCCCATGCGCGCCGACGCGCGCCGCAACCACGAGCGCATCGTGACGGCCGCGCGCGAGGCGTTCACCGAGCACGGCCCCGGCGCGCCCCTCGACGACATCGCCCGCCGCGCCGAGGTCGGCCCCGGCACCCTCTACCGCCACTTCACCGGCCGCGAGGCCCTCATCGAGGCGGTCTACCGCGCCGACGTCGAGCGCCTGTCCTCGCGGGCGGCAGAGCTGGCCGCCGAGCTCGCGCCGCTCGACGCCGTGACGTCCTGGCTGCGCGAGCAGGTCGCCTACGCGGCGCACAACCGCGGGCTCGGCGCCGCGCTCAAGGCGGCGATCGACCAGGACTCCGACACCTACGCGCTCTGCAAGCAGCTCATGCGCGACGCCGCGGCGACGGTCCTGGCGCCGGCGCAGACGGCGGGCGTGGTGCGCGACGATCTGGAACCGCGCGACCTGCTGCTCCTCGGCCACGGCCTCGCCGTTGCCGCCGAGGCGGCGCCGGACTCCTTCGAGCGGCTGCTCTCCGTGACGGTGGCCGGCCTCCGCCCGGCGTGATGGTGCGGCCGGTCGACCTGGGACGTGCCCGGCCGACGGTTGGCCTCACGGGGCGCCGGCGACAGCGGTGGTCCGCCGGGTAGCGGCGGACCGGCGACCTCGCGCGAAGCTCCGCGAGGGGCACCCGTGCCGCGGCTCGGCGAGGGCGCAGGAGGACGGCGACGGTACCGGCCGCCGCCCGACGTGCCGGCGGCCCGGCGCAGGTCAGTCGTCGGCGGGTGGGAGGGGGAGGCCGGCCGAGACGGTGGTGCCGGCGCCGGGCGGGCTGGCGACGTCGAGGTGGCCGTCGATGCCGGCGAGGCGGTCGGCGAGGCCGGAGAGGCCGTGGCCCTTGCCGAGGTGCGCCCCGCCCCGGCCGTCGTCGGCGACCTGGACGTGCAGGGCGTCGCCGACGCGGAGGACGGAGACGGCGCAGGCGGACGCGTCGGCGTGCTTGGCCACGTTGGTGAGCGACTCGGTCACCACGAAGTAGGCCGCGTTCTCGACCGCCGGGGGCAGCCGCTCGCCGTCGAGGAGGTCGATGTCGAGCGTCGTGGGGACGGGGCAGCGCGCGGTCGCGGCCGCCAGGGCGGCGGGCAGGCCACGGTCGGTGAGGATGGGCGGGGCGATGCCGCGCGAGACGGCGCGCAGCTCGGCCAGCGCCTCCTTGGTCTGCTGCACGGCCTCCTCGACGAGGGGACGCGCGGCCTGCGGGTCGTCGTCGAAGCGGCGCTGGGCGGACTCGAGGTCCATGGTGAGCCGGACGAGACGCTGCTGCGGCCCGTCGTGGATGTCGCGCTCGACCCGCCGCAGCATCTCGGCCTCGGCGGCGACGACGGACTGGCGGCTGCGGCTGAGCTGCTCGGTGCGCGCTCGCAGCGCCGCCGTCTCGTTCGTCAGCAGCCCCCACACCAGCGACGACTCCAGGACGGCGACCCCGCGCAGGATGTGCGCCAGCGCCAGCGGCAGGCCGCGGAACCCGCCGCCGCCGGCGATGACCCAGGACAACGCGATCAGCGGCGACAGCCCGATCGACAACCCCAGCCACACCATGGTGACCGACCAGGTGAACACCCGCACGGGCAGGATCAGCACGCAGTAGAGCCAGTCGCGCCACGACTGGCGATCGCGCAGCACCTCGAGCACGCGCGACAGCCCGCGCTCCGTCGCCGGCTGGTGGTACACCGGCCCGACCTCGCGCCGCTCCATCGCGCCGACCCGGGCCCGCTCGACCCGGGCGAACCCGCGCGCCGTCAGCAGCGTCGCCATCAGGATGATCAGGCCGACGAAGGCCAGCACGACCAGCCCGATGCCGAGGAAGAACCCGACGATCGCCAGCGTGAACGAGGCGATGGCGATGGGCAGGCCCGGCAGCAGATAGCCGAGGTCACGGCCGATCTGCCGCCAGGTCACCCGGGGCCGGGGCGCGTCGTCGCTCATCGGGCGGTGCTCGCGGCCGGGATCGGGAGCTCGGCGCTGACGGTGGTGCCGTCGGCGGGCGGGCTGACGATGTCGAGGCGGCCGTCGACACCGGCGAGGCGGTCGGCGAGACCGGCCAGGCCGTGGCCCTTGCCCAGGTGCGCGCCGCCGCGGCCGTCGTCGGCGATCTGGAC
This Jiangella alba DNA region includes the following protein-coding sequences:
- a CDS encoding TetR/AcrR family transcriptional regulator, with protein sequence MTTSRPMRADARRNHERIVTAAREAFTEHGPGAPLDDIARRAEVGPGTLYRHFTGREALIEAVYRADVERLSSRAAELAAELAPLDAVTSWLREQVAYAAHNRGLGAALKAAIDQDSDTYALCKQLMRDAAATVLAPAQTAGVVRDDLEPRDLLLLGHGLAVAAEAAPDSFERLLSVTVAGLRPA
- a CDS encoding lysylphosphatidylglycerol synthase domain-containing protein; amino-acid sequence: MAIDERTTTRTRRRAMFGSTRRVVGLLAVLAILVVVGVVIVPSVLPNLITSMRRNPYVPLLVAMFWIMATVAAIAGKRAIASGYLTWSGAATAHIGGTVANRVVPAGVGAAGVFVAALHRGGASNTAAAGVVALWAVAGGLAHGSGLLLGVAWLREGWSGLLTVVVVATVLVLAVRFLVRRLAARRAARPVTASVTTMVPSRQTKLQRLKATVRDVVAAVRARPVLALAALGAQLAAATCLATGFALAAVGFGVEISIGVGMAAYLAGTALSAATPTPAGIGSAETALIGALMLAGAGLGEALPVVFLYRAVVLVAPVLAAAVMAAAWVVVRLLAAARARRRTARAPRPHVPHALLPAVVLAIEPDPAPDAAAP
- a CDS encoding MFS transporter; the encoded protein is MPGSTLLTERPETAARTRPGLVLVALLTCQLMIVLDATVMNVALPRIRDDLGFSATGLSWVMSSYTLVFGGLLLLGGRAGDLLGRRRLLVAGVVVFTAASLAGGLADSAAMLVAARVAQGLGAAMAGPSTLALLATTFTEPRARMRALALFSGMASAGFAIGLIAGGLLTEWLSWRSVLFINVPLGVLIVVLAVRHVREPERHPARLDLLGAATGSAGIAAVVYGFIRAASDGWRDGVTAGSLVAGALLLATFVLVEARTAEPLLPLRLFADRNRAAAYVNFLLGPMAGMSMFFFLTQYLQDVHGYGALTTGLAFLPMAALVFATTRLIPVLLPRFGPKPMAVTGALLMTSGVALLTRLGTDTGYVAGLLPSMLLMGLGMGLAFAPLNVVIMTSVPPADAGAAGGVLQTMQQTGATLGLAILVTVAGAATRDAAAGGAAPEEVLVTGMTHAFLASVAIGAAAVLVALTFRRE
- a CDS encoding LamG-like jellyroll fold domain-containing protein, which encodes MSDSPADRPGVARRRLLQGAIAAPAALAVPGLVGGAGAPTAAAAPVVPPTPAGFDPESPRFALAVLPDTQYLFDEDRSDPEPLATTFRYLAEQRGLANVAFMTHLGDVTEHGTQDEIELAGRTFEALDGVVPFSVLAGNHDVPGGDDQRGDTPYLRAFGPSRFAASPTYGASSPDGYNSFHVIPAAGREWLLLALDWRVSDAGLAWARGVVDTHAELPAIVTTHDLAYADDAGAATLSGHGQRLWDGLIRGKDQIVLALGGHYWPPGRTVLTNDAGHDVHVHITNYQDRYYGGAGMIRLYQFDLVRNTIDVETFAPWFLTREAAERPPLGAEVIELTGDVDRFSLPVDFAARFAGFAPAELPPSRPPTRVVGRDTVAYWRFDTLGLRGRVEEGATVADGAVAQDLTRKGNDLVVRRLHSAAPGLLTRSLDHHDGAPAHASLRFDGGKSPDRGAILEAVAAAPINSEKFLGGYTIELFVKLPEPFEGDHAWMGVFSWQGRAGDAGKTAGYSPLEPTCSLNVSPERFLQYVLYPHVEDASPTSWSHALPIGRWFHVAVVNDGEQTVVWVEGSPIGRNPKQPAHGIATLGRPFTLGATGWDLGFGQGFHGFLGDVRISRRALEPAEFMTS
- a CDS encoding sensor histidine kinase encodes the protein MSDDAPRPRVTWRQIGRDLGYLLPGLPIAIASFTLAIVGFFLGIGLVVLAFVGLIILMATLLTARGFARVERARVGAMERREVGPVYHQPATERGLSRVLEVLRDRQSWRDWLYCVLILPVRVFTWSVTMVWLGLSIGLSPLIALSWVIAGGGGFRGLPLALAHILRGVAVLESSLVWGLLTNETAALRARTEQLSRSRQSVVAAEAEMLRRVERDIHDGPQQRLVRLTMDLESAQRRFDDDPQAARPLVEEAVQQTKEALAELRAVSRGIAPPILTDRGLPAALAAATARCPVPTTLDIDLLDGERLPPAVENAAYFVVTESLTNVAKHADASACAVSVLRVGDALHVQVADDGRGGAHLGKGHGLSGLADRLAGIDGHLDVASPPGAGTTVSAGLPLPPADD